In a genomic window of Bradyrhizobium ontarionense:
- a CDS encoding glutathione S-transferase family protein, which yields MTIELHTWNTPNGRKISVALEEMGLPYRVVPVDITKGAQMAPAFLAISPNNKIPAIVDPDGPDGKPVSVFESGAILLYLGEKTGQFLPKQLSERIPVYEWLMWQMGGFGPMPGQVHHFIALDSEQDRAYGLKRYMAETVRLYGVLDRRLASHEFVAGPLSITDFAILGWAWRHPRHKVDLADFPNVKRWYDTLMARPAVKRGMEAKLD from the coding sequence ATGACGATCGAGCTGCACACCTGGAACACCCCCAACGGCCGCAAGATCTCGGTCGCGCTGGAGGAGATGGGGCTGCCCTACCGCGTGGTCCCCGTCGACATCACCAAGGGCGCCCAGATGGCGCCGGCGTTTCTGGCGATCAGCCCGAACAACAAGATCCCGGCGATCGTCGATCCCGATGGCCCCGATGGCAAGCCGGTCAGCGTGTTCGAATCGGGCGCGATCCTGCTCTATCTCGGTGAGAAGACCGGCCAATTCCTGCCGAAGCAGCTCTCCGAGCGCATCCCGGTCTATGAATGGCTGATGTGGCAGATGGGCGGGTTCGGCCCGATGCCGGGCCAGGTGCATCATTTCATCGCGCTCGATAGCGAGCAGGACCGTGCCTACGGCCTGAAGCGCTACATGGCCGAGACGGTTCGGCTCTACGGCGTGCTCGACCGCCGGCTCGCGTCACATGAGTTCGTTGCCGGCCCGCTGTCGATCACCGATTTCGCGATCCTCGGCTGGGCCTGGCGCCATCCGCGCCACAAGGTCGATCTCGCCGACTTCCCCAACGTCAAGCGCTGGTACGACACCCTGATGGCACGGCCGGCGGTGAAGCGGGGCATGGAGGCGAAGCTGGATTGA
- a CDS encoding RraA family protein: MSHGDTQPGTAVDPAIMAAFKSVATAVISDNLERLPGAASLRPFYTGAPMAGTALTVNTAPGDNLFIHRALDLVKPGDVIVVNGGGDETRALVGEIIAAIAEQRGAAGIVVDGAIRDSSVLMSSGFPVFARAVNHRGPYKNGPGAINVPVSIGGMIVAPGDVVVGDADGVVAFAPAIAPALLDAVRAQEQREAEIMASIRAGRYRGAYAK, encoded by the coding sequence ATGAGCCACGGAGACACGCAACCCGGCACGGCGGTCGATCCCGCCATCATGGCGGCATTCAAGTCCGTTGCCACCGCCGTGATCAGCGACAATCTGGAACGGTTGCCGGGGGCCGCGAGTTTGCGGCCGTTCTATACGGGCGCACCGATGGCCGGGACCGCGCTGACGGTGAACACGGCGCCGGGCGACAACCTCTTCATCCATCGGGCGCTCGATCTCGTGAAGCCGGGCGATGTCATCGTCGTCAATGGCGGCGGCGACGAGACGCGGGCATTGGTGGGCGAGATCATCGCCGCCATCGCCGAGCAGCGCGGCGCGGCCGGGATCGTCGTCGACGGCGCCATCAGGGATTCCAGCGTGCTGATGAGCTCCGGCTTCCCGGTGTTCGCGCGCGCCGTCAATCATCGCGGCCCCTACAAGAACGGTCCGGGTGCGATCAACGTGCCGGTGTCGATCGGCGGCATGATCGTCGCGCCGGGTGACGTGGTGGTCGGGGACGCCGACGGTGTCGTCGCATTCGCGCCGGCGATCGCGCCTGCGCTGCTGGACGCCGTGCGCGCCCAGGAGCAGCGTGAAGCAGAGATCATGGCCAGCATCCGCGCCGGGCGCTATCGCGGCGCCTATGCCAAATAG
- a CDS encoding DUF2865 domain-containing protein has product MRSVSSFRRVPRRVLFATAIGIAVSVALTPHMAAAQGLFDFLFGGFNKPASQRQAPQGNFFSDPFGSNPQAAPQPRAASGGSGAAFCVRSCDGRYFPLARGLASPVQMCQAFCPASATKVYFGSNIDYATAANGERYADSDNAFAYRQALRPDCTCNGRDPAGLAPVDLSLDTSLRPGDVVATSDGLVAYSGPRGGNSQPADFKPVASYPGLNSDTRARLNEMKVAPVRADTVGADLPPAPAPAEVNVSVAPPISIAPKPAVSREKRADVN; this is encoded by the coding sequence TTGCGTAGCGTGTCGTCGTTTCGGCGGGTGCCCCGCCGCGTGCTGTTCGCGACCGCGATCGGCATCGCCGTATCGGTGGCGCTGACGCCGCACATGGCCGCGGCCCAGGGCCTGTTCGATTTCCTGTTCGGCGGCTTCAACAAGCCGGCCTCGCAGCGCCAGGCGCCGCAGGGCAATTTCTTCTCCGATCCGTTCGGCAGCAATCCGCAAGCCGCACCGCAGCCGCGCGCGGCCTCCGGCGGATCCGGCGCGGCATTCTGCGTGCGCAGCTGCGACGGCCGCTATTTCCCGCTGGCGCGCGGCCTCGCCTCACCCGTCCAGATGTGCCAGGCGTTCTGCCCGGCCAGCGCGACCAAGGTCTATTTCGGCTCCAACATCGACTACGCGACCGCGGCCAATGGCGAGCGCTACGCCGATAGCGACAACGCGTTCGCCTATCGCCAGGCGCTGCGTCCCGACTGCACCTGCAATGGTCGCGATCCGGCCGGGCTGGCTCCGGTCGACCTGTCGCTCGACACCTCGCTGCGACCCGGCGACGTGGTCGCGACCAGCGACGGACTCGTCGCCTATTCGGGCCCGCGCGGCGGCAACAGCCAACCGGCCGATTTCAAACCAGTGGCGTCCTATCCCGGGTTGAACTCGGATACCCGCGCCAGGCTCAACGAGATGAAGGTCGCGCCGGTGCGTGCCGACACTGTCGGCGCCGACTTGCCACCTGCGCCCGCACCAGCCGAGGTCAATGTCAGCGTCGCGCCGCCGATAAGCATTGCGCCCAAGCCTGCCGTGAGCCGCGAGAAGCGCGCGGATGTGAATTGA
- a CDS encoding LysR family transcriptional regulator produces the protein MQIDWTDLHHFLMLAREGTLSAAARALGVDHVTVARRVAALERATRLKLVDRRARTYALTEDGRRLAAAAGPMEQAAFAIERTVVASRPGLAGEVSISAPPTLANRMIAPRLVELHRQHPAITIKLIGEKRIASLNRREADIALRLSRPDEPGLIARKVGRFGFSLYGAPHYLKETPQHAFGFIAYDASMDSAPQQQWLKAVAGRRAIVFQTGDLENQAAAARAGLGLAALPHFLGDHDPGLVRCDEGRGDISRDIWLVVHRDLRRTPLIRAVMDFLVRCVGPI, from the coding sequence ATGCAGATCGACTGGACCGACCTCCATCACTTCCTGATGCTCGCCCGCGAAGGCACGCTGTCGGCAGCCGCACGCGCCCTCGGCGTCGACCATGTCACGGTCGCGCGCCGCGTCGCGGCACTGGAGCGCGCAACGAGACTGAAGCTGGTCGACAGGCGCGCGCGGACCTATGCCCTGACCGAGGACGGCCGCCGCCTTGCCGCGGCCGCCGGTCCGATGGAGCAGGCCGCCTTCGCGATCGAGCGCACCGTGGTCGCATCGCGTCCGGGTCTGGCGGGCGAGGTCTCGATCAGCGCGCCACCGACGCTCGCCAACAGGATGATCGCGCCACGGCTGGTCGAGCTGCACCGTCAGCATCCGGCCATCACCATCAAGCTGATCGGCGAGAAGCGCATCGCCTCGCTCAACCGCCGGGAAGCCGACATTGCCCTGCGGCTGTCGCGTCCCGACGAACCCGGCCTGATCGCACGCAAGGTTGGTCGATTCGGCTTCAGCCTCTATGGCGCGCCTCACTATCTCAAGGAGACGCCGCAGCATGCGTTCGGATTCATCGCCTACGATGCCAGCATGGACTCGGCGCCCCAGCAGCAATGGTTGAAAGCCGTCGCCGGCCGGCGCGCGATCGTGTTCCAGACCGGCGATCTCGAGAACCAGGCCGCGGCGGCGCGTGCGGGCCTCGGCCTCGCCGCCCTGCCGCATTTTCTCGGCGACCACGATCCCGGTCTGGTCCGCTGCGACGAAGGCCGCGGGGACATCAGCCGCGATATCTGGCTCGTCGTTCATCGCGACCTCAGGCGCACGCCCCTCATTCGCGCCGTCATGGACTTCCTGGTCCGCTGCGTTGGGCCGATCTGA
- a CDS encoding glycosyltransferase family 87 protein, whose translation MTATSSAASNQTRDRNALLILLVALWLYNGLYLVSWWLSSPQPAFGDFSGLWSFGKFAAQSGAGIYDPFALADYQQKLDPGLNGGGFPYPYPPTFLLALIPLGMMALPSAYVCWIATTFALYVLATLGREWRSLSGLALLAAPTTLINAITGQNGFLSAALLIGGLRLLASHPMTAGALLGLLAYKPQFVLLMPIVLLASRNWRAILSAIATTVIVAVITSAALDWSIWIEWIARFPSYQSLLQANQASLDHMMPTVIAGVHAIGAPIAIGYGLQALLSGAVVVLVWRAWRRGMTDQAIALVAIGSIVVTPYAMIYDMPMVAAGIAIHWKARVDAGEPIAALEIGLAIALSACLLAMIGHSVPFAAAILLVLLLSSVAGVFSRVGRSAPTLNVAPPATS comes from the coding sequence ATGACCGCGACGTCATCCGCAGCATCCAATCAGACGCGCGATCGCAATGCGCTCCTGATTCTGCTGGTTGCGCTCTGGCTCTACAACGGCCTCTATCTCGTCAGCTGGTGGCTGTCATCGCCGCAGCCGGCATTCGGCGATTTCTCCGGCCTGTGGTCGTTCGGCAAATTCGCGGCGCAGTCGGGCGCGGGGATCTACGATCCGTTCGCGCTCGCCGACTATCAGCAGAAGCTGGATCCCGGGCTCAATGGCGGCGGCTTCCCTTATCCCTATCCGCCGACCTTTCTGCTGGCGCTCATTCCGCTCGGCATGATGGCGCTGCCCTCAGCCTATGTCTGCTGGATCGCCACAACATTCGCGCTCTACGTCCTGGCGACCTTGGGACGCGAATGGCGCTCGCTATCCGGCCTCGCCCTGCTCGCCGCGCCGACGACGCTGATCAACGCGATTACCGGCCAGAACGGCTTTCTGTCGGCCGCACTCCTGATCGGCGGATTGCGCCTGCTCGCAAGCCACCCGATGACAGCCGGCGCCCTGCTCGGCCTGCTCGCCTACAAGCCGCAATTCGTGCTGCTGATGCCCATCGTCCTGCTGGCGTCACGCAATTGGCGCGCCATCCTCTCCGCGATCGCCACGACCGTGATCGTCGCCGTCATCACGAGCGCTGCGCTCGACTGGTCGATCTGGATCGAGTGGATCGCACGCTTTCCGAGCTATCAATCGCTGTTGCAGGCCAACCAGGCCAGCCTCGACCACATGATGCCGACGGTGATCGCCGGCGTGCACGCGATCGGTGCACCGATCGCGATCGGCTATGGGCTGCAGGCGCTGTTGTCCGGCGCCGTCGTTGTGCTGGTCTGGCGCGCCTGGCGGCGCGGCATGACCGATCAGGCGATCGCGCTGGTCGCGATCGGCAGCATCGTCGTCACGCCCTATGCGATGATCTACGACATGCCGATGGTCGCCGCAGGGATCGCGATCCATTGGAAGGCGCGGGTCGACGCCGGTGAGCCGATCGCAGCACTGGAGATCGGCCTGGCGATCGCGCTGTCGGCGTGTCTCCTCGCCATGATCGGACATTCCGTGCCGTTCGCAGCGGCGATCCTGCTGGTGCTGCTGCTCTCGAGCGTGGCGGGTGTGTTCAGCCGCGTTGGGCGTTCGGCACCGACGCTCAACGTCGCGCCGCCGGCTACCAGCTGA
- a CDS encoding GIY-YIG nuclease family protein produces MSTEAAWTVYILASGHHGTLYIGVTNDLRRRLEEHRAGRGSKFVSKYRVFRLVHVERFARPLEAIAREKQLKNWHRDWKVELIQRDNLDWSDLSGLIFGR; encoded by the coding sequence ATGAGCACCGAGGCCGCATGGACGGTCTACATCCTCGCCAGCGGGCATCACGGCACGCTGTACATCGGAGTGACGAATGATCTGAGACGGCGGCTGGAAGAGCATCGTGCTGGTCGAGGGTCTAAGTTTGTCAGCAAGTACAGGGTTTTTCGGCTCGTTCACGTCGAGCGCTTTGCGAGGCCGCTCGAGGCGATCGCCCGCGAGAAGCAGCTGAAGAACTGGCATCGCGATTGGAAGGTCGAGCTCATTCAAAGAGACAATCTCGATTGGAGCGACCTGTCGGGCCTCATCTTCGGCCGGTGA
- the polA gene encoding DNA polymerase I codes for MPKAPEKAAATSPAAPVPAAAKGAAKETVKGAVKGDHVFLVDGSSYIFRAYHALPPLNRKSDGLQVNAVLGFCNMLWKLLRDMPETDRPTHLAIVFDKSEVTFRNKIYGDYKAHRPPAPDDLIPQFALIREAVHAFDLPCLEQGGFEADDLIATYARLACERGATTTIVSSDKDLMQLVNDCVTMYDTMKDRRIGIAEVIEKFGVPPEKVVEVQALAGDSTDNVPGVPGIGIKTAAQLINDYGDLEALLSRATEIKQPKRREALIENAEKARISRQLVLLDDKVALEVPLDDLAVHEPDPRKLIAFLKAMEFTTLTRRVAEYSQIDPADVSADEQLKSGGGAAPPPAGEAGSRSDPGGGLPAASAPTPPSPASGAVRRGGDPRTDKSAMSKGTPVSLAEARAEAAKTARIDRDKYQTLRSLPELNAWLARVHDFGRVTIEVKASSIDPMQANLCGIALALAPNDACYIPLAHRQAGDGGGLFDAGLAPDQIKDGDALEALKPILESAGILKVGFNIKFTAVMLAQAGITLTNTDDVQLMSYALDAGRGSQKLDSLAEHVLGHAIISEGELIGSGRNKLTFEQVAIDRATAHSAEAADVIHRLWRVLKPRLVAERMTAVYETLERPLVAVLARMERRGISIDRQVLSRLSGDFAQTAARVEAELQDLAGEPINVGSPKQIGDILFGKMGLPGGSKTKTGAWSTSASILDDLAEQGNDFARKILEWRQVSKLKSTYTDALPTYVNPQTHRVHTTYALAATTTGRLSSNEPNLQNIPVRTEDGRKIRRAFIATPGHKLVSADYSQIELRLLAEIADIPVLKQAFKDGLDIHAMTASEMFGVPIKDMPSEVRRRAKAINFGIIYGISAFGLANQLGIAREEAGAYIKRYFERFPGIRAYMDETREFCRKHGYVTTLFGRKCHYPEIKASNASVRAFNERAAINARLQGTAADIIRRAMTRVEDALAQKKLSAQMLLQVHDELIFEVPDDEVAATLPVVQHVMQDAPFPAVLLSVPLHVDARAANNWDEAH; via the coding sequence ATGCCCAAAGCCCCCGAGAAAGCCGCCGCCACCAGCCCCGCCGCCCCTGTGCCAGCTGCCGCCAAAGGCGCGGCCAAGGAGACCGTCAAGGGGGCCGTCAAGGGCGACCATGTGTTCCTGGTCGACGGCTCGTCCTACATCTTCCGCGCCTATCACGCGCTGCCGCCGCTCAACCGCAAGTCCGACGGGCTGCAGGTCAACGCCGTGCTCGGTTTCTGCAACATGCTGTGGAAGCTGTTGCGCGACATGCCCGAGACCGACCGGCCGACGCATCTGGCCATCGTGTTCGACAAGTCCGAGGTCACGTTCCGCAACAAGATCTACGGCGACTACAAGGCGCACCGGCCGCCGGCGCCGGATGACCTGATTCCGCAATTCGCGCTGATCCGCGAGGCCGTGCACGCCTTCGATCTGCCCTGCCTGGAGCAGGGCGGCTTCGAGGCCGACGACCTGATCGCGACCTATGCAAGGCTTGCCTGCGAGCGCGGCGCCACCACCACGATCGTGTCCTCCGACAAGGACCTGATGCAGCTCGTCAACGACTGCGTCACGATGTACGACACGATGAAGGACCGCCGCATCGGCATCGCCGAGGTGATCGAGAAGTTCGGCGTGCCGCCGGAGAAGGTGGTCGAGGTGCAGGCGCTGGCCGGCGACTCCACCGACAATGTGCCGGGCGTGCCCGGCATCGGCATCAAGACCGCTGCGCAGCTGATCAACGACTACGGCGATCTCGAAGCCTTGCTGTCGCGTGCGACCGAGATCAAGCAGCCGAAGCGGCGCGAGGCGCTGATCGAGAATGCCGAAAAGGCGCGGATCTCGCGTCAGCTGGTGCTGCTCGACGACAAGGTCGCGCTCGAGGTTCCACTCGACGACCTCGCGGTGCACGAGCCGGATCCACGCAAGCTGATCGCCTTCCTCAAGGCGATGGAGTTCACCACGCTGACGCGGCGCGTCGCCGAGTATTCGCAGATCGATCCCGCCGACGTGTCGGCCGACGAGCAGCTGAAGAGTGGTGGTGGTGCAGCTCCCCCACCTGCGGGGGAGGCCGGATCGCGCAGCGATCCGGGTGGGGGCTTGCCCGCCGCAAGTGCCCCCACCCCGCCCTCCCCCGCATCCGGGGCAGTGAGACGAGGCGGCGATCCGCGCACTGACAAATCGGCCATGAGCAAGGGCACACCGGTCAGCCTCGCTGAGGCGCGCGCCGAGGCGGCCAAGACGGCGCGCATCGATCGCGACAAATATCAGACCCTCCGCAGCCTGCCCGAGCTGAACGCCTGGCTTGCCCGCGTCCATGACTTTGGCCGTGTCACCATCGAGGTCAAGGCCAGCTCGATCGATCCGATGCAGGCCAATCTGTGCGGCATCGCGCTGGCGCTGGCGCCCAACGACGCCTGCTACATCCCGCTGGCGCATCGCCAGGCCGGCGACGGCGGCGGCCTGTTCGATGCCGGGCTCGCGCCCGACCAGATCAAGGACGGCGACGCGCTCGAGGCGTTGAAGCCCATCCTGGAATCCGCCGGCATCCTGAAGGTCGGCTTCAACATCAAGTTCACGGCCGTGATGCTGGCGCAGGCCGGCATCACGCTGACCAACACTGATGACGTGCAGCTGATGAGCTACGCGCTGGACGCCGGACGGGGCTCGCAGAAGCTCGACTCGCTGGCTGAACACGTGCTCGGTCACGCCATAATCAGTGAAGGCGAGCTGATCGGCAGCGGCCGGAACAAGCTGACATTCGAGCAGGTCGCGATCGACCGCGCCACCGCGCATTCGGCCGAAGCCGCCGATGTCATTCATCGGCTGTGGCGCGTGCTGAAACCGCGGCTGGTGGCCGAGCGCATGACCGCCGTCTACGAGACGTTGGAACGGCCGCTGGTCGCCGTGCTCGCGCGCATGGAGCGGCGCGGCATCTCGATCGACCGCCAGGTGCTGTCGCGCCTGTCCGGCGATTTCGCCCAGACCGCCGCCCGCGTCGAGGCCGAGTTGCAGGACCTGGCCGGCGAGCCGATCAATGTCGGCAGCCCGAAGCAGATCGGCGACATCCTGTTCGGCAAGATGGGCCTGCCCGGCGGCAGCAAGACCAAGACCGGCGCGTGGTCGACATCCGCGTCGATTCTCGACGACCTCGCCGAGCAAGGCAACGATTTCGCGCGCAAGATCCTGGAATGGCGCCAGGTCTCCAAGCTGAAATCGACCTACACCGATGCGCTGCCGACCTACGTCAACCCGCAGACCCATCGCGTGCACACCACCTACGCGCTGGCCGCGACCACCACGGGCCGGCTGTCGTCGAACGAGCCGAATTTGCAGAACATCCCGGTGCGAACCGAGGACGGCCGCAAGATCCGCCGCGCCTTCATCGCGACGCCCGGCCACAAGCTGGTCTCGGCGGACTACTCTCAAATTGAATTGCGCCTGCTCGCCGAGATCGCCGACATTCCCGTATTGAAGCAGGCCTTCAAGGATGGGCTCGACATTCACGCCATGACGGCCTCCGAAATGTTCGGCGTGCCGATCAAGGACATGCCGAGCGAGGTCCGCCGCCGCGCCAAGGCGATCAACTTCGGCATCATCTACGGCATTTCCGCGTTCGGCCTCGCCAACCAGCTCGGCATCGCCCGCGAGGAGGCCGGGGCCTACATCAAGCGCTATTTCGAGCGCTTCCCGGGCATCCGCGCCTACATGGACGAGACCCGCGAGTTCTGCCGCAAGCACGGCTATGTCACCACGCTGTTCGGCCGCAAGTGCCACTACCCCGAGATCAAGGCGTCGAACGCCTCGGTCCGTGCCTTCAACGAGCGCGCCGCGATCAACGCGCGGCTGCAGGGCACGGCTGCCGACATCATCCGCCGCGCCATGACGCGGGTGGAGGATGCGCTCGCGCAGAAGAAGCTCTCGGCGCAGATGCTGCTGCAGGTGCATGACGAGTTGATCTTCGAGGTCCCCGACGACGAGGTCGCCGCGACCTTGCCGGTGGTGCAGCACGTGATGCAGGACGCGCCGTTCCCAGCCGTGCTGTTGTCGGTGCCGCTGCACGTCGACGCCCGCGCCGCCAACAATTGGGACGAGGCGCATTGA
- a CDS encoding LysR family transcriptional regulator, giving the protein MITLKQLEALNWIAELGTFERAAAKLNTTQSAISKRIQELEASARAPLFDRSQRGARLTERGEQILALGRQMLALQDQILELKDGRQAPARRLRLGATELSALTWLPRLVSAIREAHPAVMIEPEVDTSRSLYDRLIEGSIDLIVIPDVFSDPEVTSVRLAEVQNVWTARPGLVPTRRALGFDELGEHTILMQGRRSGSGLFFNKWLTANGVSFKRAISIDNLTALVGLAVAGLGISYLPQRCFRPLFEERKLAIVPVKPALPAVPYAAMYRNDRPSAFTAAMAELARRTCDFGRQLQG; this is encoded by the coding sequence ATGATCACGCTGAAGCAGCTCGAGGCCTTGAACTGGATCGCGGAGCTCGGCACCTTCGAGCGTGCCGCGGCCAAGCTCAACACGACGCAATCGGCCATCTCCAAACGCATCCAGGAGCTCGAGGCCTCGGCCCGCGCGCCGCTGTTCGACCGCAGCCAGCGCGGCGCCCGTCTGACCGAGCGGGGCGAGCAGATCCTGGCGCTCGGCCGCCAGATGCTGGCGCTGCAGGACCAGATCCTGGAGCTGAAGGACGGACGGCAGGCGCCGGCCCGCCGTCTCCGCCTCGGCGCAACGGAGCTGTCGGCGCTGACATGGCTGCCGCGTCTGGTCTCGGCCATTCGCGAAGCTCATCCGGCGGTGATGATCGAGCCCGAGGTCGACACCAGCCGCAGCCTGTACGATCGGCTGATCGAAGGCAGCATCGACCTCATCGTGATCCCGGACGTGTTTTCCGATCCGGAGGTGACGTCGGTCAGGCTGGCCGAGGTCCAGAACGTCTGGACGGCGCGCCCCGGCCTGGTGCCAACGCGCCGGGCTCTCGGCTTCGACGAGCTCGGCGAGCACACGATCCTGATGCAGGGCCGCCGCTCGGGCTCCGGCCTGTTCTTCAACAAATGGCTGACGGCAAACGGCGTCTCCTTCAAGCGCGCCATTTCGATCGATAACCTGACCGCGCTGGTCGGACTCGCGGTGGCCGGCCTCGGCATCAGCTATCTGCCGCAACGCTGTTTCCGTCCGCTGTTCGAGGAGCGAAAGCTCGCCATCGTGCCGGTCAAGCCGGCGCTGCCCGCGGTGCCCTATGCGGCCATGTATCGCAACGACAGGCCCTCGGCCTTCACCGCCGCGATGGCCGAGCTGGCGCGCAGGACCTGCGACTTCGGCCGCCAGCTCCAGGGTTAG
- the pyrE gene encoding orotate phosphoribosyltransferase, with the protein MSKSASRARLFEIIRRRSFGRGEVTLASGRKSDFYFNLKPTMMDPEGATLLAELTYEALKDDGYDYIGGLEMGAVPLAGAIAQISWIKGHPIAAFFVRKKPKEHGARLAIEGLTRDETLAGKRIVVVEDVTTTGGSAMKAVEALREAGAEVALVFTMVDREEGAAETFAEAGLPFRALYKAHEFI; encoded by the coding sequence GTGTCCAAATCCGCCTCCCGCGCCCGCCTCTTCGAGATCATCCGCAGGCGCTCGTTCGGCCGTGGCGAGGTCACGCTGGCCTCCGGCCGCAAGAGCGATTTCTATTTCAACCTGAAGCCGACCATGATGGACCCGGAGGGCGCCACCCTGCTCGCCGAGCTCACCTATGAGGCGCTGAAGGACGACGGCTACGACTATATCGGCGGGCTCGAGATGGGCGCGGTGCCGCTGGCCGGCGCGATCGCCCAGATCTCCTGGATCAAGGGCCATCCGATCGCGGCCTTCTTCGTCCGCAAGAAGCCGAAGGAGCATGGCGCCAGGCTGGCGATCGAGGGCCTGACCCGGGACGAGACCCTGGCCGGCAAGCGCATCGTCGTGGTCGAGGACGTCACCACGACCGGCGGCTCGGCCATGAAGGCGGTGGAGGCGCTGCGCGAGGCCGGCGCGGAGGTGGCGCTGGTGTTCACCATGGTCGACCGCGAGGAAGGCGCCGCGGAGACCTTCGCCGAGGCCGGCCTGCCGTTCCGGGCGCTGTACAAGGCGCACGAGTTTATCTGA
- a CDS encoding amino acid ABC transporter substrate-binding protein, whose product MRVWGFLLTVALAANAASAEELTGTLQKIKETNRISIGFQESSVPFSYLDGNQKPVGYALDICARIADAVKKELGLPNLTVETVPVTSSNRIPLMTNGTIDLLCASTTNNAERQKLVAFANTHFLSATRFAAKKSLSIDTIDDLKGKTAVAIAGSTNIAQLNKVNVERKLGINIVPAKDQAEAFLMLETDRAQAYVLDDVQLAVAIARSKDPAAYAISKDEFSKPEPFGIMLRKDDAPFKAIADRVTAEIYRSPEIEAIYRKWFESPVPPIGINFNYPMPSALRAAFKQPSSSPDPDAYAQN is encoded by the coding sequence ATGCGCGTATGGGGATTTCTGCTGACGGTGGCGCTCGCTGCCAACGCTGCGAGCGCCGAAGAATTGACGGGCACGCTGCAGAAGATCAAGGAGACCAACCGGATTTCGATCGGTTTCCAGGAGTCGTCGGTGCCGTTCAGCTACCTCGACGGCAACCAGAAGCCGGTCGGCTATGCGCTCGATATCTGCGCGCGCATTGCGGATGCCGTGAAGAAGGAGCTCGGGCTGCCCAACCTCACGGTCGAAACCGTTCCGGTGACGTCCTCCAACCGCATTCCGCTGATGACCAACGGCACCATCGACCTGCTGTGCGCATCCACCACCAACAACGCCGAACGCCAGAAGCTCGTGGCCTTCGCCAACACGCACTTTCTCAGCGCCACCCGCTTTGCGGCGAAGAAGTCGCTATCGATCGACACGATCGACGACCTGAAGGGCAAGACGGCCGTCGCGATCGCCGGATCGACCAACATCGCGCAGCTGAACAAGGTCAATGTGGAACGCAAGCTCGGCATCAACATCGTTCCGGCCAAGGACCAGGCCGAGGCATTCCTGATGCTGGAGACCGATCGTGCGCAGGCCTATGTGCTCGACGACGTCCAGCTCGCGGTCGCGATCGCGCGGTCCAAGGACCCCGCGGCATACGCGATCAGCAAGGACGAGTTCTCGAAGCCGGAGCCTTTCGGCATCATGCTGCGCAAGGACGATGCGCCGTTCAAGGCCATCGCCGACCGTGTCACGGCCGAGATCTATCGGAGCCCGGAGATCGAGGCGATCTACAGGAAGTGGTTCGAATCGCCGGTGCCGCCGATCGGGATCAATTTCAATTATCCGATGCCGTCGGCCCTGCGCGCCGCATTCAAACAACCCAGCAGCAGCCCCGATCCGGACGCCTACGCGCAGAACTGA